In Zonotrichia albicollis isolate bZonAlb1 chromosome 36, bZonAlb1.hap1, whole genome shotgun sequence, one DNA window encodes the following:
- the LOC141726530 gene encoding uncharacterized protein LOC141726530 yields the protein MGRLWEHPATLCVCVLLLFTGRSISSSNATTETNMDDSQNGATSSTTAISTTSHTSAQEPSTSPSTMGTSTTTTNTATTPPTTTTTTTTTTSTTTTSAKPTGTSTSISPTSSTISSTSSSSPSSSTSPSSPSSSPSSSSTTSSSSSPTTTSSPTTTSTTSSPSSPSTTSSSSPSSSSSSPSTSTTSSSSPSSSSSTTSTTSSSSSPSSQSTTSTTSSTPTTSPSSSSSTSSTTSSSSSPQTTSPSSSTSPSSSSSSLSTTSTTSSPSPSSSSSSPSTTSSSSSPSSTSSTSSTSTTSSTPTSSTVLTTSTTQSSSSSSPSSPSSSPSPSSSSTTTPTTSTTPTGSTTSSTTSPSTPSSSSSSSSPSTTSPSSTTSSSSPSSLSSTTSTTSSSSSFSSPSTTSSSSSPSSQSTTSTTSSTQTSSTVLTTSTTQSSSSSSPSPSSSSTTTPTTSTTPTGSSTSPTTSPSTPSSSSSSSSPSTTSPSSTTSPSSSPSTTSSSSPSSSSSTTSTTSSTPTTSPSSSSSSLSTTSTTSSPSSSSSSSSPSTTSSSSSPSTTSTTSTTSSTSTTSSTPTSSTVLTTSTTQSSSSASPSSSSTTTPTTSTTPTGSTISPTTSPSTPSSSSSSSSPSTTSTTSSSSTTSTTTTTSPSSTTSSSSSPSPSSTTSTPSPPSSSSTTSPSSPSSPSSLPSTSSTTSSSSSPTTTSKTSSSSTSSSLSSPQTTSPSSSSSTSSSSASPSPSSTTSSSSPSSSSSSLSTTSSTSSTSSTSTTSSTPTSSTVLTTSTTQSSSSASPSSSSSSSSSPSTSTTSSSSSPSTSSSSASPSPSSSTSSTSTPSPPSSSLTTSTTSPSSTTSSSSSPSTTSTASPSSSSSSPSTSTTSSPSSPSTTSPSSPSSSSSTTSTTSSSSSPSSPSTTSSSSSPSSQSTTSTTSATPAGSTTSTSSTTSAAPTESTTSITTSTSTTLATPTESTTSTSTTSASPTESTTSTTSSTSSTESTTSTTSSTSAVSTESTTSTFSTTSAASTESTTSITPSTTLATPTESTTSTTSSTSSTTPTESTSTSTTSTTLATPTESTTSTTSSTSSTESTTSTTSSTSAVSTESTTSITTSTTSATPTESTTSTTSAAPTESTTSITTSTSTTLATPTESSTSTSTTSASPTESTTSTTSSTSSTESTTSATSAGPTESTTSSTSSSTSTESTMSTSTSTTSAMTTESTTSTTGSITSTTSAIPTGSTMSTTSTSTTSAAPTESSTSTSTTLATPTKSTTSITSISTTSATSAGPTESTTSSTSSSTSTESTMSTSTSTTSAMTTESTTSTTRSTTSAAPTESTTSTFTSTTLATPTVSTTSTTSTSTTSSTLATPTESTTSPVPTESTTSTSTSTTSAGPTESATSTTSTTSTTSSTPTESTSTSTTSTTLATPTESTTSTTSSTTSAVPTDSTTSTSSTTSAAPTESTTSITTSTTLATPTESTTSTTSSTTSAAPSESTTSTTSTSTTSTTESTPTLSMMSTSTSTISAAPTKSTTSITTSTTSAAPTESTMSTSTSTTLATPTKSTAPTTESTPTESTISTTSISTTSTTSASPTESTTSTTSSTSSTESTTSTTSSTSAVSTESTTSITTSTTSATPSESTTSTFSTTSAAPTESTTSITPSTTLATPTKSTTSTTSTISTTSTPSTTSTRTTTITTRTTSTPTPTMSATSPGLCQNGGTWVNGMCQCPPDFQGDRCETAKDIVEIKNVTMEAKVVMKTKIDREFHEDLSNRFSEAFQTFNNTFQKQMQELYKDIEGFDYVNITNLSAGSIVVDYDVILKIPASSKAEEVVSVISENILTTTKNYNCSENCTGDDCMCFNTNDTSMVSTKVEPLEGNVCDRVIQEGFRSFYTPFLITDGVICITRCDGRHAEPLPCVHGRCSVGRQGPQCE from the exons ATGGGGCGGCTCTGGGAGCACCCGGCCACGCTCTGCGTCTGCGTCCTGCTGCTCTTCACAG ggaggTCCATCAGCAGCTCCAATGCCACCACCGAAACCAACATGGATGACAGCCAGAATGGAGCCACATCTTCCACCACTGCCATCTCAACAACCTCACACACCTCGGCCCAAGAACCAAGCACATCacccagcaccatgggcacgtCCACCACCACAACCAACACAGCCACCACACCCCCCACAACCACCACAACCACCACAACCACAACCAGCACCACAACAACCTCGGCCAAGCCCACGGGAACAAGCACAAGCATAAGTCCCACCAGCTCAACCATCTCATCCACCTCATCCTCCTCACCTTCCTCATCCACCTcaccctcctcaccctcctcatCGCCCTCAAGCAGCTCAAccacctcttcctcctcatcgcCCACAACCACCTCATCCCCCACAACCACCTCAACCACCTCATCCCCCTCATCGCCCTCAACCACCTCAtcctcctcaccctcctcatcctcctcctccccctcaaCGTCAACCACCTCAtcctcctcaccctcctcatcctcctccaccACCTCAACaacctcatcctcctcatcccccTCATCGCAGTCAACCACCTCAACCACCTCATCCACTCCGACCACCTCACCCTCCTCATCGTCCTCAACCAGCTCAAccacctcatcctcctcatcgcCCCAAACCACCTCACCCTCCTCATCCACctcaccctcctcatcctcctcctcgctCTCAACCACCTCAACAACCTCATCGCCctcaccctcctcatcctcctcatcccccTCAACCACCTCATCTTCCTCATCACCCTCAAGCACATCAAGCACATCAAGCACCTCAACCACCTCATCCACTCCAACAAGCTCAACCGTCTTGACCACCTCAACCACCcaatcctcctcatcctcctcaccctcctcaccctcctcatccccctcaccctcctcatcctccacaACCACTCCAACCACCTCAACCACTCCAACCGGCTCAACCACCTCATCCACCACCTCACCCTCAACCCCCtcgtcctcctcatcctcctcgtcACCCTCAACCACCTCACCCTCCTCAACCACCTCAtcctcctcaccctcctcatTGTCCTCCACCACCTCAACaacctcatcctcctcatccttctcctccccGTCAAccacctcatcctcctcatcccccTCATCGCAGTCAACCACCTCAACCACCTCATCCACTCAAACAAGCTCAACCGTCTTGACCACCTCAACCACCcaatcctcatcctcctcatccccctcaccctcctcatcctccacaACCACTCCAACCACCTCAACCACTCCAACCGGCTCAAGCACCTCACCCACCACCTCACCCTCAACCCCCtcgtcctcctcatcctcctcgtcACCCTCAACCACCTCACCCTCCTCAACCACCTCACCCTCCTCATCGCCCTCAACCACCTCAtcctcctcaccctcctcatcatcctccaccaCCTCAACCACCTCATCCACTCCGACCACCTCACCCTCCTCATCGTCCTCATCTCTCTCAACCACCTCAACAACCTCATCgccctcatcctcctcatcctcctcatcccccTCAACCACCTCATCTTCCTCATCACCCTCAACCACATCAACCACATCAACCACATCAAGCACATCAACCACCTCATCCACTCCAACAAGCTCAACCGTCTTGACTACCTCAACCACCCAATCCTCCTCATCCGCctcaccctcctcatcctccacaACCACTCCAACCACCTCAACCACTCCAACCGGCTCAACCATCTCACCCACCACCTCACCCTCAACCCCCtcgtcctcctcatcctcctcatcacCCTCAACCACCTCAACCACCTCCAGCTCATCAACCACTTCAACCACCACAACCACCTCACCCTCCTCAAccacctcatcctcctcatcgcCCTCACCCTCCTCAACCACTTCAACTCCCTCACCTCCCTCATCCTCCTCAACCACTTcaccctcctcaccctcctcaccctcctcatTGCCCTCAACCAGCTCAAccacctcttcctcctcatcgcCCACAACCACCTCAAAAACCTCATCCTCCTCAACCTCCTCATCCCTCTCATCGCCCCAAACCACctcaccctcctcatcctcctcaacCTCCTCATCCTCCGCATCGCCCTCACCCTCCTCAACCACCTCAtcctcctcaccctcctcatcctcctcatcgcTCTCAACCACATCAAGCACATCAAGCACATCAAGCACATCAACCACCTCATCCACTCCAACAAGCTCAACTGTCTTGACCACCTCAACCACCCAATCCTCCTCATCCGCctcaccctcctcatcctcctcatcctcctcctccccctcaaCGTCAACCACCTCATCTTCCTCATCGCCCTCAACCTCCTCATCCTCCGCATCGCCCTCACCCTCCTCAAGCACATCAAGCACATCAACTCCCTCACCTCCCTCATCCTCCTTAACCACCTCAACAACCTCACCCTCCTCAACCACCTCATCTTCCTCATCGCCCTCAACCACCTCAACTGCctcaccctcctcatcctcctcctccccctcaaCGTCAACCACCTCATCCCCCTCATCGCCCTCAACCACCTcaccctcctcaccctcctcatCGTCCTCCACCACCTCAACaacctcatcctcctcatcccccTCATCGCCCTCAAccacctcatcctcctcatcccccTCATCGCAGTCAACCACCTCAACCACCTCTGCCACTCCCGCTGGGTCCACCacctccacctcctccaccaCCTCAGCTGCACCTACTGAATCAACCACGTCCATCACCACCTCAACCTCAACCACGTTGGCCACCCCCACTGAGTCCACCACCAGCACCTCAACCACCTCGGCCTCTCCCACGGAATCAACCACATCCACCACGTCCTCAACATCCTCCACTGAGTCAACCACCTCAACCACTTCGTCCACCTCGGCTGTCTCCACCGAGTCCACCACCTCCACCTTCTCCACCACCTCAGCTGCATCTACTGAATCAACCACGTCCATCACCCCCTCAACCACTTTGGCCACTCCCACTGAATCAACCACATCCACCACCTCCTCCACGTCCTCCACCACCCCCACCGAGTCCACCAGCACATCAACCACCTCAACCACCTTGGCCACTCCCACCGAATCAACCACATCCACCACGTCCTCAACATCCTCCACCGAGTCAACCACCTCAACCACCTCGTCCACCTCGGCCGTCTCCACCGAGTCCACCACGTCCATCACCACCTCAACCACCTCTGCCACTCCCACCGAGTCCACCACCTCCACCACCTCAGCTGCACCTACTGAATCTACCACGTCCATCACCACCTCAACCTCAACCACGTTGGCCACCCCCACTGAgtccagcaccagcacctcaACCACCTCGGCCTCTCCCACGGAATCAACCACATCCACCACGTCCTCAACATCCTCCACCGAGTCAACCACCTCAGCCACCTCGGCTGGGCCCACTGAATCAAccacctcctccacctcctcgTCCACCTCCACTGAGTCTACCATGTCCACCTCCACCTCAACCACCTCAGCCATGACCACCGAATCAACCACATCCACCACCGGGTCCATCACCTCCACCACCTCAGCCATCCCCACCGGGTCCACCATGTCCACCACCAGCACCTCAaccacctcagctgctcctacTGAATCATCCACCTCAACCTCAACCACTTTGGCCACACCCACCAAGTCCACCACCTCCATCACCAGCATCTCAACCACCTCAGCCACCTCGGCTGGGCCCACTGAATCAAccacctcctccacctcctcgTCCACCTCCACTGAGTCTACCATGTCCACCTCCACCTCAACCACCTCGGCCATGACCACCGAATCAACCACATCCACCACCAGGTCCACCACCTCAGCTGCCCCCACCGAGTCCACCACCTCCACCTTCACCTCAACCACGTTGGCCACCCCCACGGTGTCTACCACATCCACCACCAGCACCTCAACCACCTCATCCACCTTGGCCACCCCCACCGAGTCCACCACTTCACCTGTGCCTACTGAATCAACCACGTCCACCTCAACCTCCACCACTTCAGCCGGTCCCACCGAATCAGCCACGTCCACCACGTCCACCACGTCCACAACCTCCTCCACCCCCACCGAGTCCACCAGCACCTCAACCACCTCAACCACCTTGGCCACTCCCACTGAATCAACCACGTCCACCACCAGTTCAACCACCTCAGCCGTTCCCACCGATTCCACCacctccacctcctccaccaCCTCAGCTGCACCTACTGAATCAACCACGTCCATCACCACCTCGACCACTTTGGCCACTCCCACTGAATCAACCACGTCCACCACCTCCTCCACCACCTCAGCTGCCCCCAGTGAGTCCACCACATCCACCACCAGCACCTCAACCACTTCCACCACCGAGTCCACCCCCACCTTATCCATGATGTCCACCTCAACTTCAACCATCTCAGCTGCACCCACCAAGTCCACCACGTCCATCACCACCTCAACCACTTCAGCTGCACCAACTGAATCAACCATGTCCACCTCAACCTCAACCACGTTGGCCACTCCCACCAAGTCCACTGCGCCCACCACTGAGTCCACGCCCACTGAGTCCACCATTTCCACCACCAGCATCTCAACCACCTCAACCACCTCAGCCTCTCCCACCGAATCAACCACATCCACCACGTCCTCAACATCCTCCACCGAGTCAACCACCTCAACCACCTCGTCCACCTCAGCCGTCTCCACCGAGTCCACCACATCCATCACCACCTCAACCACCTCTGCCACTCCCTCCGAGTCCACCACCTCCACCTTCTCCACCACCTCAGCTGCACCTACTGAATCAACCACGTCCATCACCCCCTCAACCACCTTGGCCACTCCCACTAAATCAACCACATCCACCACCTCCACCATCTCCACCACCTCAACCCCATCAACCACCTCCACTAGAACCACCACCATCACAACCAGGACCACCAGTACACCCACCCCCACAATGTCAGCCACGAGTCCAG GTCTGTGCCAGAACGGGGGCACCTGGGTCAACGGCATGTGCCAGTGTCCCCCCGATTTCCAAGGGGACAGGTGCGAGACCGCCAAGGACATCGTGGAGATCAAAAATG TGACGATGGAGGCGAAGGTGGTGATGAAGACCAAAATCGACCGGGAATTTCATGAGGACCTCAGCAATCGATTTTCAGAGGCTTTCCAGACGTTCAACAACACGTTCCAGAAGCAG ATGCAGGAGCTTTATAAAGATATCGAGGGCTTCGATTATGTGAACATCACAAATCTGAG CGCAGGCAGCATCGTGGTGGACTATGATGTCATCCTGAAGATCCCCGCCAGCTCCAAGGCCGAGGAGGTGGTGAGCGTCATCTCGGAGAACATCCTCACCACCACCAAAAACTACAACTGCAGCGAGAACTGCACAGGCGACGACT GTATGTGCTTCAACACCAACGACACCTCTATGGTCAGCACCAAGGTGGAACCACTGGAAGGAA atgtctgcgacagagtCATCCAGGAGGGGTTCAGGAGCTTCTACACGCCGTTCCTGATCACCGATGGTGTCATCTGCATCACCCGCTGTGATGGACGCCACGCCGAGCCCCTGCCCTGCGTCCACGGCCGCTGCTCGGTGGGACGGCAGGGGCCGCAGTGCGAGTAA
- the LOC141726580 gene encoding plasminogen activator inhibitor 1-like → MQVTQVTLVALVALVALAGSEPPDAAGVAQLVTDFGLRLFRAALAARGDTNAILSPYGATSVLVALQVATAGRGRRQLEEAMGFSIDAPGVAAALRGLQGALRGRSHRLEAAQGLFVARGVTPRGPFVTRLRRALGPRGIARLELQNGEGARRVLNAWARERTRGLVSGLVPPGALSPRVRLLVASAEFFGGSWGVPFPPGATRARPFLRPDGSEGSAAMMEVTLRLRCGDFESPGGVPFVVAEVPYAGGEVALLLVAPLERHVPVVTLVPLLDARRVSAWVAQLRPAPRVLALPRFSLESSWDLRGPLKALGILDLFDPERADFSPVTGEEQLVLGPVLQKVRMEVTENGTEAASASAAVVYSRMAPPEIILDRPFLFLIRHVPTGAVLFVGQVTEP, encoded by the exons ATGCAGGTGACCCAGGTgaccctggtggccctggtggccctggtggccctggcgGGCTCAGAGCCACCGGACGCGGCCGGGGTGGCCCAGCTGGTGACAGATTTTGGGCTGCGGCTGTTCCGGGCGGCGCTGGCGGCCCGAGGTGACACCAACGCCATCTTGTCACCCTACGGGGCCACCTCGGTGCTGGTGGCCCTGCAGGTGGCCACGGCCGGGAGGGGACGGCGGCAGCTGGAGGAGGCCATGGGCTTCAGCATCGACG ccccgggggTCGCGGCCGCGCTGCGGGGCCTGCAGGGGGCGCTGCGGGGCCGCTCCCACCGCCTGGAGGCGGCCCAGGGGCTCTTCGTGGCCCGGGGGGTGACCCCGAGGGGTCCCTTCGTCACCCGGCTCCGCAGGGCCCTGGGACCCCGCGGGATCGCccgcctggagctgcagaatgGGGAGGGGGCGCGGAGGGTCCTGAATGCGTGGGCACGGGAGAGAACGCGAG GGCTGGTGTCCGGCCTGGTGCCCCCCGGGGcgctgtccccccgtgtccggCTCTTGGTGGCCAGCGCCGAATTCTtcggggggtcctggggggtcccGTTCCCCCCCGGCGCCACCCGGGCCCGGCCCTTCCTGCGCCCCGACGGCTCCGAGGGCAGCGCCGCCATGATGGAGGTGACGCTGAGGCTGAGATGCG GTGACTTCGAGTCCCCCGGGGGGGTCCCGTTCGTGGTGGCCGAGGTGCCGTACGCGGGGGGGGAGgtggccctgctgctggtggcaccGCTGGAGCGCCACGTCCCCGTTGTCACCCTGGTGCCGCTGCTGGACGCGCGCAGGGTCAGCGCCTGGGTGGCGCAGCTGCGGCCGGCGCCGCGCGTGCTGGCGCTGCCACg TTTCTCCCTGGAGAGCTCCTGGGACCTCCGGGGTCCCCTCAAGGCCTTGGGGATCCTCGACCTCTTCGACCCCGAGCGCGCCGACTTCTCCCCGGTGACAG gtGAGGAGCAGCTCGTTCTGGGCCCGGTGCTGCAGAAGGTTCGGATGGAGGTGACCGAAAACGGCACCGAGGCGGCCTCGGCCTCAG ctgccgtggtTTATTCCCGCATGGCCCCCCCCGAAATCATCTTGGATCgacccttcctcttcctcatccgCCACGTCCCCACAG GCGCCGTTCTCTTCGTGGGGCAGGTGACGGAACCATGa